In a single window of the Heliangelus exortis chromosome 30, bHelExo1.hap1, whole genome shotgun sequence genome:
- the KAT6A gene encoding histone acetyltransferase KAT6A: protein MVKLANPLYTEWILEAIKKVKKQKQRPSEERICNAVSSSHGLDRKTVLEQLELSVKDGTILKVSNKGLNSYKDPDNPGRIALPKPRNHGKLDGKPNVDWNKLIKRAIEGLAESSGSSLKNIERFLKGQKDVSALFGGSAASIFHQQLRLAVKRAVGHGRLLKDGPLYQLNTKATTNADGKESFESLSCLPPVCLLPHEKDKPVAEPIPICSFCLGTKEQNREKKPEELISCADCGNSGHPSCLKFSPELTVRVKALRWQCIECKTCSSCRDQGKNADNMLFCDSCDRGFHMECCDPPLTRMPKGMWICQICRPRKKGRKLLHKKAAQIKRRYANPIGRPKNRLKNQNTTSKDSFSKVRTGPGRGRKRKIALSSQSPSSEGYLEQTDVLDLCRDGSTTLKFNKKTKGLIDGLTKFFTPSPDGRKARGEVVDYSQQYRIRKKGTRKSSTSEWPTDNQDGWDGKQENEERFFGSQDVLTEKDMELFRDIQEQALQKVGVIGPPDPQVRCPSVIEFGKYEIQTWYSSPYPQEYSRLPKLYLCEFCLKYMKSRTILQQHMKKCGWFHPPANEIYRKNNISVFEVDGNVSTIYCQNLCLLAKLFLDHKTLYYDVEPFLFYVLTQNDVKGCHLVGYFSKEKHCQQKYNVSCIMILPQYQRKGYGRFLIDFSYLLSKREGQAGSPEKPLSDLGRLSYMAYWKSVILECLYHQRDKQLSIKKLSKLTGICPQDITSTLHHLRMLDFRSDQFVIIRREKLIQEHMAKLRTNVRPIDVDAECLRWTPVIVSNSVVSEDEEEETEDGDNEEQQQQKEKDTEPSMVKSVSWEKKEQEPYSPTESEKKPDIVAPANSARPNKHIFPLESLPANSQTSRRGRWNRKGKKLREPFCEEPVLPMEDKTAVPSGRCSECEEKSAASRGRCSDCEEKSAALQGRCDECEEKSPAPRGRYVEDEEKSAVSQGQYDKGEKSPVPRRRYSEGMERWKGQLKKNTEPLKCRFPEDCERLPRRYSDSDRALLRCFSESSEEEEDEPVSPRSSSPPVLTKPTLKRKKPILHRKRRVRKRKHHNSSVVTETISETTEVLDEPFEDSDSERPMPRLEPTFEIEEEEEEEEDEEEENELLPSGYFRHLAPPDTLRHRSSSKRKSKDEEESDDTNGNPTLKPLSMLRKCEAKDSSLEPDTSTPMKKKKGWPKGKSRKPVHWKKRPGRKPGFKLNREKVPPSSQDDGIDTEVAGSKPGRKPKVSDKEESVEQKEEQPLTEERKEEDVNMEADEVGEGEEEDVASSEVRAVSPVDSNSSPAPEVKEPEIEEEVEEKPRVLEEQRQSEEEQQELDEPEHDHEEEEVTVVRNQNEDHDADDEDDGHLDSVKKKELEDQPVREGVKEEPQVQECFLETSIPSSREDAKEKDEAEADSEEDQASNETSVASEHVPGSEDDHEEEQSNKEGLIELKEEEEIPHSELDLETVQAVQSLTQEESNEHDVAYQDCEETLAACQTLQSYTQTEEDPQISMVEDCQASEHNSPISSVQSHPSQSVRSVSSPNVPALESSYTQISPEQGSLSAPSMQNMETSPMMDVPSVSDHSQQVVDSGFSDLGSIESTTENYENPSSYDSTMGGSICGNNSSQSSCSYGGLSSSSSLTQNSCVVTQQMANIGSSCSMMQQNSVQPAANCSIKSPQSCVVERPPSNQQPTTQPQQQQPQSQQPQPPPPPQQQPPLSQCSMNNSFTPAPMIMEIPESGSTGNISIYERIPGDFGAGSYSQPSATFSLAKLQQLTNTIMDPHAMPYSHSPAVTSYATSVSLSNTGLAQLAPSHPLAGTPQAQATMTPPPNLASTTMNLTSPLLQCNMSATNIGIPHTQRLQGQMPVKGHISIRSKSAPLPSATAHQQQLYGRSPPAVAMQAGPRALAVQRGMNMGVNLMPTTPYNVNSMNMNTLNAMNSYRMTQPMMNSSYHSNPAYMNQTAQYPMQMQMGMMGSQAYTQQPMQPNPHGNMMYTGPSHHSYMNAAGVPKQSLNGPYMRR, encoded by the exons ATGGTAAAACTCGCCAACCCGTTGTATACAGAGTGGATTTTGGAGGCAATCAAAAAGGTAAAGAAGCAAAAACAGCGTCCTTCAGAGGAGAGGATATGCAATGCAGTCTCATCTTCTCACGGTTTGGACCGCAAAACTGTTCTGGAACAGTTAGAGTTGAGTGTTAAAGATGGAACTATCTTAAAAGTCTCCAACAAGGGTCTCAACTCCTACAAGGATCCTGATAATCCTGGGAGAATAGCACTTCCAAAGCCTCGGAACCATGGCAAGTTGGATGGTAAACCAAACGTGGACTGGAATAAACTTATCAAACGGGCAATTGAGGGCTTGGCTGAGTCCAGTGGCTCATCCCTGAAGAACATCGAGCGCTTTCTGAAAGGTCAGAAAGATGTTTCTGCATTGTTTGGAGGAAGTGCTGCCTCCATTTTTCACCAGCAATTACGATTAGCTGTTAAACGTGCTGTTGGCCATGGCAGGCTCCTTAAAGATGGACCTCTGTACCAACTCAACACTAAAGCAACCACTAATGCTGATGGGAAGGAGAGTTTTGAGTCTCTTTCCTGTCTCCCTCCAGTGTGTCTCCTTCCCCATGAAAAGGATAAG CCGGTTGCTGAACCAATCCCAATCTGCAGTTTCTGCCTTGGTACAAAAGAGCAAAATCGTgagaaaaaacctgaagagcTCATCTCTTGTGCTGACTGTGGCAACAGTG GTCATCCGTCCTGTTTGAAGTTCTCTCCAGAGCTGACAGTTCGAGTGAAAGCCTTGAGGTGGCAGTGTATTGAGTGCAAAACATGCAGTTCCTGTCGAGATCAGGGCAAAAATGCT GACAATATGCTATTTTGTGACTCCTGTGACCGTGGCTTTCACATGGAGTGCTGCGACCCCCCTCTTACCAGGATGCCAAAAG GTATGTGGATATGTCAGATATGTCGGCCAcggaagaaaggaagaaaactgctaCACAAGAAGGCTGCACAGATCAAGCGGCGCTATGCTAACCCAATAGGACGTCCCAAAAACAGGTTAAAGAATCAAAATACAAC ATCAAAAGACTCTTTCAGCAAAGTTCGAACTGGCCCTGGTCGGGGTCGAAAGCGTAAGATTGCTCTGTCAAGCCAGTCACCATCATCAGAAGGGTACCTGGAGCAGACAGATGTCTTGGACTTATGCAGAGATGGCAGCACCACGTTGAAGTTtaacaagaaaaccaaagggCTTATAGATGGCCTTACTAAGTTCTTCACTCCCTCCCCTGATGGACGGAAGGCTCGAGGGGAAGTGGTAGACTATTCTCAGCAGTACAGGATCAGGAAGAAGGGTACCAGGAAATCTAGCACTTCAGAATGGCCCACAG ACAATCAGGATGGCTGggatggaaaacaggaaaatgaggAGCGTTTTTTTGGGAGCCAGGATGTCTTAACTGaaaaagacatggagctgtttaGAGATATTCAGGAACAAGCACTGCAG AAAGTGGGGGTGATTGGGCCTCCTGATCCACAAGTCCGATGCCCTTCTGTCATTGAATTTGGCAAGTATGAAATCCAGACCTGGTACTCCTCCCCATATCCACAGGAATACTCGAG GCTACCGAAGTTGTATCTTTGTGAATTCTGTCTAAAGTATATGAAAAGCAGAACTATTCTCCAACAGCATATGAAAAAATGTGGCTGGTTTCACCCTCCAGCCAATGAAATTTACAGGAAGAACAATATTTCAGTCTTTGAA GTTGATGGCAATGTCAGCACTATCTACTGCCAGAATTTGTGCTTGTTAGCCAAACTCTTCCTGGACCATAAGACTCTCTATTATGATGTGGAGCCATTTCTTTTCTATGTGCTGACACAGAATGATGTCAAGGGCTGTCACCTTGTTGGCTACTTTTCCAAG GAAAAACACTGCCAACAGAAGTACAATGTTTCCTGTATAATGATTCTTCCACAATACCAGCGTAAGGGCTATGGCAGGTTCCTAATTGACTTCA gCTATTTGCTTTCAAAGCGTGAGGGTCAGGCAGGATCACCAGAGAAGCCCCTGTCAGACCTGGGGCGCCTCTCATATATGGCTTATTGGAAAAGTGTAATATTGGAGTGCCTTTATCATCAACGTGACAAGCAATTAAGCATCAAGAAATTGAGCAAGCTGACTGGAATCTGCCCTCAAGATATCACTTCTACTCTCCATCATCTACGAATGCTTGACTTCCGTAGTGATCA ATTTGTGATCATTCGTCGGGAGAAACTTATCCAGGAACATATGGCAAAGCTTAGAACTAATGTCCGACCTATAGATGTTGATGCAGAATGTCTGCGTTGGACACCTGTTATAGTTTCCAACTCGGTTGTCtctgaagatgaagaagaggaaacagAGGATGGGGACAATGAAGAGCaacaacagcagaaagaaaaggatacAGAGCCAAGT ATGGTAAAATCTGTGTCAtgggagaagaaagagcaagagcCTTACTCACCTACAGAGAGTGAAAAAAAGCCAGACATTGTCGCTCCAGCAAATTCTGCACGACCAAACAAGCACATTTTTCCCTTGGAGAGTCTTCCTGCAAACAGTCAGACATCACGAAGAGGTCGATGGAACCGCAAGGGCAAAAAACTTCGGGAGCCCTTCTGTGAGGAGCCAGTATTGCCCATGGAGGACAAAACAGCAGTTCCTAGTGGACGATGCAGTGAATGTGAGGAGAAATCAGCAGCCTCACGAGGCCGTTGCAGTGACTGTGAGGAGAAGTCAGCGGCCTTGCAAGGAAGGTGTGATGAATGTGAGGAGAAATCTCCAGCCCCACGAGGCCGGTATgtggaagatgaagaaaaatctgcagtttcCCAGGGACAGTACGACAAGGGTGAAAAATCACCAGTTCCCCGTCGGCGGTACAGTgaagggatggagaggtggAAAGGACAGCTGAAAAAGAACACGGAGCCACTGAAGTGTAGATTCCCAGAGGACTGTGAGAGGTTACCCCGCCGCTACAGTGACAGTGACCGGGCACTTCTGAGGTGCTTCAGTGAGAGCAgtgaagaggaagaggatgagCCTGTCAGTCCTCGATCGAGCTCTCCACCTGTGCTCACTAAGCCAACCTTGAAACGAAAG AAACCAATTCTTCATCGGAAGAGGCGAGTCCGCAAGCGTAAGCACCACAACAGCAGTGTTGTCACTGAAACAATCTCAGAGACCACAGAAGTGCTGGATGAACCATTTGAGGACTCAGACTCTGAACGACCAATGCCACGATTAGAACCTACATTTGAGAtcgaggaggaggaagaggaggaggaggatgaagaagaggagaatgaaCTTTTGCCAAGTGGATACTTTCGGCACTTAGCCCCACCAGACACACTCAGGCATAGATCCTCTTCTAAGAGGAAGTCCAAAGATGAGGAAGAGTCTGATGACACTAATG GTAACCCAACTTTGAAACCGTTATCTATGCTGAGAAAATGTGAAGCAAAGGATTCTTCACTTGAGCCAGATACTTCTACACccatgaaaaagaagaagggatgGCCAAAAGGGAAAAGCCGTAAACCAGTCCACTGGAAGAAAAGACCTGGTCGAAAACCAGGTTTTAAACTGAACCGGGAAAAGGTACCACCATCATCTCAAGATGATGGAATTGACACAGAGGTAGCTGGTTCAAAACCAGGGCGTAAACCCAAAGTTTCAGACAAAGAAGAAAGTGTCGAGCAGAAAGAAGAGCAACCTCTTactgaggaaaggaaagaggaagatgTGAATATGGAAGCAGACGAGgtaggagagggagaagaggaagatgtCGCCAGCAGTGAAGTAAGAGCAGTTTCTCCTGTGGACAGCAACAGCAGTCCAGCACCAGAGGTAAAAGAGCCTGAGATAGAAGAGGAGGTAGAGGAAAAGCCACGGGTTTTAGAAGAGCAAAGGCAGTCAGAAGAAGAACAGCAAGAACTAGACGAACCTGAGCATGACCACGAGGAAGAAGAAGTTACAGTCGTGAGAAATCAAAATGAAGATCATGATGctgatgatgaagatgatggtCATCTGgattctgtgaagaaaaaagaattggAGGATCAGCCTGTTAGAGAAGGGGTGAAGGAGGAGCCTCAGGTGCAAGAATGTTTTTTAGAAACAAGTATACCAAGCAGTAGAGaagatgcaaaagaaaaagatgaagcagAGGCAGACTCTGAGGAAGATCAGGCTTCCAATGAGACATCAGTGGCTTCAGAGCATGTCCCTGGGTCTGAAGATGATCATGAAGAAGAGCAAAGTAATAAAGAAGGGTTAATTGAAttaaaggaagaggaggagattCCTCATAGTGAACTAGATCTTGAAACTGTTCAAGCAGTCCAGTCCTTGACACAGGAGGAAAGCAATGAGCATGATGTAGCTTACCAGGACTGTGAAGAAACTCTCGCAGCGTGTCAGACTTTGCAGAGTTACACCCAGACTGAGGAGGATCCTCAGATCTCAATGGTTGAAGATTGCCAGGCCTCAGAACACAACAGTCCAATATCCTCTGTTCAGTCCCATCCCAGCCAGTCTGTACGTTCTGTGAGCAGCCCAAATGTGCCTGCTCTCGAGAGCAGTTACACCCAGATAAGCCCTGAACAAGGATCCCTGTCCGCACCCTCTATGCAGAACATGGAGACCAGCCCCATGATGGATGTGCCTTCAGTATCGGACCACTCTCAGCAGGTGGTGGATAGTGGCTTCAGTGACCTTGGCAGCATTGAGAGCACTACAGAGAATTATGAAAATCCCAGCAGCTATGACTCCACTATGGGAGGCAGCATTTGTGGAAATAACTCTTCTCAGAGCAGCTGTTCGTATGGAGGACTGTCCTCTTCCAGCAGCCTCACTCAGAACAGTTGTGTTGTCACTCAGCAAATGGCAAACATTGGCAGCAGTTGCAGCATGATGCAGCAAAACAGTGTCCAGCCTGCAGCAAACTGCAGTATCAAGTCACCTCAGAGTTGTGTGGTAGAAAGGCCTCCGAGTAACCAGCAACCAACaacacagccacagcagcagcagcctcagtcgcagcagccacagcccccacctccaccccagcagcagcctccactGTCGCAGTGTAGCATGAACAACAGCTTCACCCCAGCACCTATGATTATGGAGATACCCGAATCTGGAAGCACTGGTAACATAAGTATCTATGAGAGGATTCCGGGGGACTTCGGTGCCGGGAGCTATTCCCAACCATCAGCCACCTTCAGTTTAgccaagctgcagcagctgacaAACACCATTATGGACCCTCATGCCATGCCTTATAGCCATTCTCCTGCCGTGACCTCCTATGCAACCAGCGTCTCTCTATCCAATACAGGACTGGCTCAGCTCGCTCCCTCTCACCCTTTAGCAGGGACACCACAAGCACAAGCCACTATGACACCCCCACCAAACCTGGCATCCACCACCATGAACCTCACGTCTCCCCTGCTGCAGTGCAACATGTCAGCCACCAACATCGGGATCCCGCACACGCAGCGGCTGCAGGGCCAGATGCCCGTCAAGGGCCACATCTCCATCCGCTCCAAGTCGGCCCCGCTGCCCTCTGCCACcgcccaccagcagcagctctacGGCCGCAGCCCGCCCGCCGTGGCCATGCAGGCCGGGCCCCGGGCACTGGCTGTCCAGAGGGGCATGAACATGGGAGTCAACCTTATGCCAACCACCCCCTACAACGTGAACTCCATGAATATGAACACCCTGAACGCCATGAACAGCTACAGGATGACGCAGCCGATGATGAACAGCAGTTACCATAGCAACCCTGCCTACATGAACCAGACAGCACAGTATCCTATGCAGATGCAGATGGGAATGATGGGGAGCCAGGCCTATACCCAGCAGCCTATGCAGCCAAATCCTCATGGAAACATGATGTACACTGGCCCCTCCCATCACAGCTACATGAACGCTGCTGGGGTGCCCAAGCAGTCTCTCAATGGACCATACATGAGAAGATGA